The following coding sequences are from one Humulus lupulus chromosome X, drHumLupu1.1, whole genome shotgun sequence window:
- the LOC133806900 gene encoding L10-interacting MYB domain-containing protein-like, translating into MAGVDNEVLIIENNDEASVWTQKHEEIFIELMEEEVLKGNKNTITFTKQSWKYIKEELCGRAKRNYSDMQLRNKYNQLKQKHKDFKSLLKETSMGYNAVTGEVSVTDEVWDKLIRVNKSAKRFRKKGCKFYEKLCTIFGDTTATGSNAHPSTRSPSNDDDAMLISVLMKMVTKEERKTELIERSMATSASHYLLDESVEALNQIDGISGEVYTKAIEKFENEVSRALFLKMPEHRRIDWLLNLK; encoded by the exons ATGGCAGGCGTTGATAATGAAGTTCTTATTATTGAGAATAATGATGAGGCTTCTGTTTGGACTCAAAAGCATGAAGAAATTTTCATTGAACTTATGGAAGAAGAAGTCTTAAAGGGAAATAAGAATACCATAACCTTTACCAAGCAATCATGGAAATATATAAAGGAGGAGCTTTGTGGACGAGCAAAAAGAAATTATAGTGATATGCAACTAAGGAACAAATACAATCAATTAAAGCAAAAGCATAAGGATTTTAAGTCTTTACTGAAAGAGACTAGTATGGGATACAATGCAGTGACTGGAGAAGTTAGTGTGACAGATGAAGTTTGGGATAAACTTATTcgg GTTAACAAGTCTGCTAAAAGATTTAGAAAGAAAGGTTGTAAGTTTTATGAGAAATTATGCACTATCTTTGGTGATACTACTGCAACTGGTTCCAATGCTCATCCTTCAACTCGAAGTCCTTCTAATGATGATGATGCAATGTTGATAAGTGTTTTGATGAAGATGGTAACAAAAGAAGAG CGAAAGACAGAATTGATAGAGAGATCAATGGCAACATCTGCATCACATTACTTATTGGATGAGAGTGTTGAAGCTCTTAATCAAATTGATGGAATTAGTGGAGAAGTATACACAAAAGCTATTGAGAAGTTTGAGAACGAGGTGTCCAGAGCATTATTTCTAAAGATGCCAGAGCATAGAAGAATAGATTGGTTGCTGAATTTGAAGTGA
- the LOC133803657 gene encoding uncharacterized protein LOC133803657: MFLFVIGHNERHRVVAERFQHSISTTSHYFRKVLKAICRLSKELITPPSFDVTPPQIRFDPRYYLFFKNCVGAIDGTHISAHVPIDEQIPYRGRKEDTTQNVTCVCSFDMKFTYVVPGWEGSANDAWILLECATNPDYGFLMPPQGKYLSNLLC, translated from the exons ATGTTCTTATTTGTGATTGGCCATAATGAACGACATCGTGTGGTTGCTGAACGATTTCAGCACTCCATCTCAACCACATCACATTATTTTAGGAAGGTTTTGAAGGCAATATGTCGTTTATCCAAAGAACTAATTACTCCACCTTCATTTGATGTAACTCCTCCACAAATTCGATTCGATCCAAGATACTATCTATTTTTTAAG aatTGTGTTGGAGCTATAGATGGGACTCATATTTCTGCACATGTTCCAATTGATGAACAAATACCATATCGAGGTCGAAAAGAGGATACAACTCAGAACGTTACGTGTGTATGTTCATTTGACATGAAGTTCACATACGTTGTTCCTGGATGGGAAGGATCAGCTAATGATGCATGGATTCTTCTAGAATGTGCCACAAACCCAGATTATGGATTTCTAATGCCGCCCCAAGGTAAGTATTTATCAAACTTATTGTGTTGA